A section of the Pseudomonas tritici genome encodes:
- a CDS encoding ATP-binding protein yields MMKWLQSSSDMAERVRQHDWAKTPLGPPEQWPDVLKTTVALCLASSFPQSIVWGPQLTMLYNDAFIPILGDKPDALGRPFSEVWREVWADVSPIANAAFEGRATYIENFPLQIERGMGVEQAYFTFCYSPIRDPKGNVVGMLDTVTETTATVFLNRRLAVLDAVGSAVANATDAQSIMSITTRLLAEHLQVSNCAYADMDDDEDGFTIRGNWAAPGSPSIVGRYSLASFGARAVQQLRGGEPLVVEDNRIEFAPEVAASYQALGVLATACFPLIKNGRLTALMAVHHKTARAWSPYDLALVGEVTERSWAHIERVRADAAVREGLAAFTELNATLEQRVQERTAALTQAEAALRQSQKLEAIGQLTGGVAHDFNNLLTIIRSSVDFLRQPGLSEARRQRYMSAVSDTVERASKLTSQLLAFARRQPLNPEVFDVGQRVKNIGEMLESVTGARIHVQVQLPERPCYARVDTSQFETALINIALNARDAMDGQGTLTLHVATVDAMPRIRGDQQVRQPFVTVSLADTGSGIPADTFERIFEPFFTTKAVGKGTGLGLSQVFGFAKQSGGNVDVASHPDRGTVFTLYLPEVAPPVTQHTPIATGQPPPQDTTQRHILIVEDNLEVGRFANQILQDLGYQTTWATNAEQALALAGADALAFDGVFSDVVMPGMTGVAMVKILRQRRPDLPVVLTSGYSEELAESGYEGVEFLAKPYSADQVARALSKAML; encoded by the coding sequence ATGATGAAATGGCTGCAAAGCAGCAGCGACATGGCTGAGCGGGTTCGCCAGCATGATTGGGCGAAAACGCCCCTGGGGCCGCCGGAGCAGTGGCCGGACGTGCTCAAGACCACCGTCGCGTTATGCCTTGCCTCGAGTTTCCCCCAATCCATCGTGTGGGGGCCTCAACTGACCATGCTGTATAACGACGCCTTCATTCCGATCCTCGGCGATAAACCCGATGCATTGGGCCGCCCGTTCAGCGAAGTCTGGCGTGAGGTCTGGGCCGATGTCAGCCCTATCGCCAACGCGGCATTCGAAGGCCGTGCCACTTACATCGAGAACTTCCCGCTGCAGATCGAGCGCGGCATGGGTGTCGAACAAGCGTACTTTACCTTTTGCTACAGCCCCATCCGTGATCCCAAGGGCAATGTGGTGGGCATGCTCGATACCGTCACCGAAACCACCGCCACCGTATTCCTGAACCGCCGCCTGGCCGTGTTGGACGCCGTGGGCAGCGCCGTGGCCAATGCCACCGATGCGCAAAGCATCATGTCGATCACTACGCGCCTGCTTGCCGAGCACCTGCAAGTTTCCAATTGCGCCTACGCCGATATGGACGACGATGAAGACGGCTTTACCATTCGTGGCAATTGGGCCGCGCCCGGCTCGCCAAGCATCGTGGGGCGCTACAGCCTGGCCTCGTTCGGCGCAAGGGCGGTGCAACAACTGCGCGGCGGTGAACCGTTGGTGGTCGAAGACAATCGCATTGAGTTCGCCCCCGAGGTTGCCGCCAGCTATCAGGCCCTGGGTGTGCTGGCGACGGCGTGCTTCCCACTCATCAAGAACGGCCGCCTGACCGCCTTGATGGCCGTGCACCACAAAACCGCCCGGGCCTGGTCGCCTTATGACCTGGCATTGGTCGGCGAAGTCACCGAGCGTTCCTGGGCGCATATCGAGCGGGTGCGTGCCGACGCCGCCGTACGCGAAGGCCTGGCCGCGTTCACCGAGCTGAACGCTACCCTGGAACAACGCGTGCAAGAGCGCACCGCCGCCCTCACCCAAGCCGAAGCCGCGCTGCGCCAGTCGCAGAAGCTGGAAGCCATCGGCCAATTGACCGGTGGCGTGGCCCATGACTTCAACAACTTGTTGACCATCATTCGTTCGTCCGTGGATTTCCTGCGTCAGCCCGGGCTCTCCGAGGCACGACGCCAACGCTATATGAGCGCGGTTTCCGACACCGTCGAGCGCGCCAGCAAGCTCACCAGCCAACTGCTCGCCTTCGCCCGGCGCCAACCCCTGAACCCGGAAGTCTTCGATGTGGGCCAACGGGTCAAGAACATCGGCGAGATGCTCGAAAGCGTCACCGGCGCGCGTATCCATGTGCAGGTGCAACTGCCCGAGCGGCCTTGCTATGCGCGTGTCGACACCAGCCAGTTCGAGACCGCACTGATCAATATCGCCCTGAATGCCCGGGATGCGATGGACGGCCAAGGCACCCTGACCTTGCACGTGGCCACTGTGGACGCGATGCCGCGCATCCGCGGTGATCAGCAAGTACGCCAACCCTTTGTAACCGTCTCCTTGGCTGACACTGGCAGCGGAATTCCCGCTGACACCTTCGAGCGCATTTTCGAGCCGTTCTTTACCACCAAGGCTGTAGGCAAAGGCACTGGGCTGGGGTTGTCCCAGGTATTCGGGTTTGCCAAGCAGTCCGGCGGTAACGTTGACGTGGCCAGCCACCCAGACCGGGGAACGGTGTTTACCCTGTACCTGCCGGAAGTCGCGCCGCCGGTGACGCAGCACACGCCGATAGCGACAGGCCAGCCGCCGCCCCAAGACACGACCCAGCGCCATATCCTGATCGTGGAAGACAACCTGGAAGTGGGTCGCTTTGCCAACCAGATCCTGCAGGACCTGGGTTACCAGACCACTTGGGCCACCAATGCCGAACAGGCACTCGCGCTGGCCGGTGCGGATGCCCTGGCATTCGATGGGGTATTTTCGGATGTCGTGATGCCTGGCATGACCGGTGTGGCAATGGTCAAAATCCTGCGTCAACGGCGCCCGGACTTGCCGGTGGTGCTCACCTCCGGCTACAGCGAAGAGCTGGCCGAAAGTGGCTATGAAGGCGTCGAGTTCCTGGCCAAGCCCTACTCCGCCGACCAGGTTGCGCGGGCGCTGAGCAAGGCAATGCTCTAG